A window of the Deltaproteobacteria bacterium genome harbors these coding sequences:
- a CDS encoding amidohydrolase family protein, with translation MAKIIDSHVHCGIQNVNLPFTVIRKYLDAAGIEGACLFAPVEDIYDRSHYDFEDTAQWVRSRQQANQYLLDIQAANDNVFSYYFVWNDFQKNELKKGYKGIKWHRHENEPVYHYNNPLCELFLQEVYRLRLPIILEESFENTLYFIRRVEERVPVIIPHMGGLNGGFSKLLKSGIWDNTSIYADTALASGWEMAEFLNRYGSERLLFGSDFPFGTPIDELEKINRLNLGKQDFENIVCKNIIMLLNL, from the coding sequence ATGGCCAAAATTATCGATTCTCATGTACATTGCGGTATCCAGAACGTGAATCTGCCGTTTACCGTTATCAGAAAGTATCTGGATGCGGCCGGTATTGAAGGCGCATGCCTCTTCGCGCCCGTTGAGGATATCTACGACCGTTCTCATTATGATTTCGAAGACACCGCCCAATGGGTGCGATCCAGACAACAGGCCAACCAATATCTCCTCGATATACAGGCGGCCAATGACAACGTTTTTTCATATTATTTTGTATGGAACGATTTTCAGAAAAATGAGCTTAAGAAAGGCTACAAGGGAATCAAATGGCATCGACACGAAAATGAGCCGGTTTATCATTACAATAACCCCCTCTGTGAATTGTTTTTGCAGGAGGTTTATCGCCTTCGTCTTCCCATAATTCTGGAAGAATCCTTTGAAAATACCCTGTACTTTATAAGGAGAGTCGAAGAGAGAGTTCCTGTCATTATTCCCCATATGGGGGGACTGAACGGGGGCTTTTCAAAATTATTAAAATCCGGGATCTGGGACAATACGTCCATTTACGCCGACACGGCTTTGGCCTCAGGCTGGGAAATGGCGGAATTTTTAAATAGGTACGGGAGTGAGAGGCTCCTGTTTGGAAGTGATTTCCCTTTTGGCACACCGATCGATGAACTGGAGAAAATAAACCGCCTTAACCTGGGAAAGCAGGATTTCGAAAATATTGTTTGCAAAAATATTATAATGTTGTTGAACCTCTGA